A single Micromonospora sp. CCTCC AA 2012012 DNA region contains:
- a CDS encoding carbohydrate ABC transporter permease has product MTTVQRLLPRPLHITLTVLLLAGIAAPVGYVFLASVNSDLAVAAGGFWPEQVSFTNYDRIWSTVPLARGLANSLIVAGSVAVSCAVVAVFSAYVLVRYAFRGRRTILRALLGMQSIPGTLLLLPVFVLFATIGNTLGVATIGTRWSLFVTYLTFGLPFSTWIMVTYLRGLPGELMEAARIDGAGTWQVLTRIVIPLSWPGLVVAAIFAFLLGWNDVLFASVMTNVDTRTAAVVLQVFGSGQEGGAVPPYGQAMAAALICALPVVTLYLGFQRYIVGGLTAGGVK; this is encoded by the coding sequence ATGACCACGGTGCAGCGGCTGCTGCCGCGACCACTGCACATCACCCTGACGGTGCTCCTGCTGGCGGGCATCGCCGCCCCCGTCGGCTACGTCTTCCTGGCCTCGGTCAACTCCGACCTGGCCGTCGCCGCCGGTGGCTTCTGGCCGGAGCAGGTCAGCTTCACCAACTACGACCGGATCTGGTCGACGGTCCCGCTCGCCAGAGGGCTGGCGAACAGTCTGATCGTCGCCGGCTCGGTGGCGGTGTCCTGCGCGGTGGTCGCCGTCTTCTCGGCCTACGTGCTGGTGCGGTACGCCTTCCGGGGCCGGCGTACGATCCTGCGCGCGCTGCTCGGCATGCAGTCGATTCCCGGGACGCTGCTGCTCCTGCCCGTCTTCGTGCTCTTCGCGACGATCGGGAACACGCTGGGGGTGGCGACCATCGGCACCCGCTGGTCGCTCTTCGTCACCTACCTCACCTTCGGGCTGCCGTTCTCCACCTGGATCATGGTCACCTACCTGCGAGGGCTGCCCGGCGAACTCATGGAGGCGGCGCGCATCGACGGCGCCGGCACCTGGCAGGTCCTGACCCGCATCGTCATCCCGCTGAGCTGGCCGGGCCTCGTCGTCGCGGCCATCTTCGCCTTCCTGCTCGGCTGGAACGACGTGCTGTTCGCCTCCGTCATGACCAACGTGGACACCCGGACCGCGGCCGTCGTGCTCCAGGTCTTCGGCTCCGGGCAGGAGGGTGGCGCCGTGCCGCCGTACGGGCAGGCGATGGCAGCCGCGCTCATCTGCGCGCTCCCCGTCGTCACGCTCTACCTCGGCTTCCAGCGCTACATCGTCGGCGGCCTCACCGCGGGAGGCGTGAAGTGA
- a CDS encoding carbohydrate ABC transporter permease: MTVTDSVTTGAPGTGDLRRPGAARPAPRRRPRSTAGTAAALWLLAPGGLLTVAVIVVPFTVAIIMSLLDLDQYSFRQWLSAPFIGLGNYAEALTRTGLLHAVWVSGSAAVIATLLALPVGVAAALTTHLPFRGRAVVRSLYLIPYVLPAFVVGIIWRIILQPDGVANHGLAQLGVDGGLWLNGPKSYLALILVQVWSSWPLIYLLALSGLQGIEGSLHEAAALDGAEWAAKLRYVVLPLLRGPISLALIISLLHMFNSFTLPFVMFGVPAPQDVEVLPVLTYVESFQNLRFGLSAAMAVISLVLILVPLLVYLRTVKLDTEEASA, encoded by the coding sequence ATGACCGTCACCGACTCCGTCACCACGGGCGCTCCGGGCACCGGCGATCTCCGCCGGCCCGGGGCGGCCCGCCCGGCGCCGCGCCGCCGCCCGCGCTCCACCGCCGGCACCGCCGCGGCGCTGTGGCTGCTCGCACCCGGCGGCCTGCTCACCGTGGCCGTCATCGTGGTGCCGTTCACCGTCGCGATCATCATGTCGCTGCTCGACCTGGACCAGTACTCGTTCCGGCAGTGGCTCTCCGCGCCCTTCATCGGCCTGGGCAACTACGCCGAGGCGCTGACCCGCACAGGGCTGCTGCACGCCGTCTGGGTGAGCGGATCCGCAGCGGTCATCGCGACGCTCCTCGCGCTGCCGGTGGGGGTGGCCGCCGCGCTGACCACGCACCTGCCGTTCCGGGGACGGGCCGTCGTCCGGTCGCTGTACCTCATCCCGTACGTGCTGCCCGCCTTCGTCGTCGGCATCATCTGGCGGATCATCCTCCAGCCCGACGGCGTCGCCAACCACGGCCTCGCGCAGCTGGGTGTCGATGGTGGGCTCTGGCTCAACGGGCCGAAGAGCTACCTCGCCCTGATCCTCGTGCAGGTCTGGTCGTCCTGGCCGCTGATCTACCTGCTGGCGCTCTCCGGCCTGCAGGGCATCGAGGGCAGCCTGCACGAGGCCGCCGCCCTCGACGGCGCGGAATGGGCGGCGAAACTGCGGTACGTGGTCCTTCCACTGCTGCGCGGACCGATCTCGCTCGCCCTGATCATCTCGCTGCTGCACATGTTCAACAGCTTCACCCTGCCCTTCGTGATGTTCGGCGTGCCGGCACCCCAGGACGTGGAGGTGCTGCCCGTGCTGACGTACGTGGAGAGCTTCCAGAACCTGCGATTCGGCCTGAGCGCGGCGATGGCCGTGATCTCACTGGTGCTGATCCTGGTGCCGCTGCTGGTCTATCTGCGCACGGTGAAACTCGACACCGAGGAGGCCTCGGCATGA
- a CDS encoding ABC transporter substrate-binding protein has translation MRVLRTIVAATLVATVGVPLSACGSDSAADGPKTINMLVGANAIYSTEQQKWFADVSAKFEKLAGAKVNFETFASPTDELTKIQTSMLSGQGPDIYSLGTTFTPTAYSTGAFVNLTADDWNKIGGRDRFLPATLGISGPDAEHEVGIPFASRPFVMAYNKELLAAAGIDKPADSWDGLLQQAKKLTKDGRYGMAVGYGDTFDPWKFVWAMSLQAGNPLVEDGKARLTDPTTVKAYQTYLGWLTTDKVVDPAATGWKNAQALAAFGAGKAAFMPMVSATSRVNLDKSAVAGKYGYALMPTIPPGATSLPAGAVGATSILSGDNLVIAKYSKNKDLALRLVNMLTSAESQEAYYKTFGEMPTNAELANKLATDPALSTFVESSSKAHGTPFNGGWSKVQLALVNVVVQLVPDLAAGKVDAKKLDALLAKAQSDAQAALDKAK, from the coding sequence ATGAGAGTCCTCCGCACCATCGTCGCGGCGACCCTGGTCGCCACCGTCGGCGTCCCGCTGTCCGCCTGCGGCTCCGATTCGGCCGCCGACGGCCCGAAAACGATCAACATGCTCGTCGGGGCCAACGCCATCTACTCCACCGAGCAGCAGAAGTGGTTCGCCGACGTCTCGGCGAAGTTCGAGAAGCTGGCCGGGGCGAAGGTGAACTTCGAGACCTTCGCCAGCCCCACCGACGAACTCACCAAGATCCAGACGTCGATGCTCTCCGGGCAGGGCCCGGACATCTACTCGCTGGGCACCACCTTCACGCCGACCGCCTACTCGACCGGCGCCTTCGTCAACCTCACCGCCGACGACTGGAACAAGATCGGCGGCCGGGACCGGTTCCTGCCCGCGACCCTGGGCATCTCCGGTCCGGACGCCGAGCACGAGGTCGGAATCCCGTTCGCCAGCCGTCCGTTCGTCATGGCGTACAACAAGGAACTGCTCGCCGCCGCGGGCATCGACAAGCCCGCCGACAGCTGGGACGGCCTGCTCCAGCAGGCCAAGAAGCTGACCAAGGACGGCCGGTACGGAATGGCGGTCGGCTACGGGGACACCTTCGACCCGTGGAAGTTCGTCTGGGCGATGAGCCTGCAGGCCGGCAACCCGCTCGTCGAGGACGGCAAGGCGCGGTTGACCGACCCGACGACGGTCAAGGCGTACCAGACCTACCTCGGCTGGCTGACCACCGACAAGGTCGTCGACCCGGCCGCGACCGGCTGGAAGAACGCGCAGGCGCTCGCCGCGTTCGGCGCCGGCAAGGCCGCCTTCATGCCGATGGTCTCCGCCACGTCGAGGGTCAACCTCGACAAGTCCGCGGTCGCCGGGAAGTACGGCTACGCGCTCATGCCGACGATCCCGCCGGGTGCCACCAGCCTGCCGGCCGGGGCAGTGGGCGCCACCAGCATCCTCTCCGGCGACAACCTGGTGATCGCCAAGTACAGCAAGAACAAGGACCTGGCGCTGCGGCTAGTGAACATGCTGACCAGCGCCGAGTCGCAGGAGGCCTACTACAAGACCTTCGGTGAGATGCCGACGAACGCCGAGCTGGCGAACAAGCTCGCCACCGACCCCGCGTTGTCGACCTTCGTGGAGTCCTCGTCGAAGGCACACGGCACCCCGTTCAACGGCGGCTGGAGCAAGGTGCAGCTCGCACTGGTCAACGTGGTCGTCCAGCTGGTGCCGGACCTCGCCGCCGGCAAGGTGGACGCCAAGAAGCTCGACGCCCTGCTCGCCAAGGCCCAGTCCGACGCACAGGCCGCACTCGACAAGGCCAAGTAG
- a CDS encoding LacI family DNA-binding transcriptional regulator yields MTINDIAALTGVAASTVSRALSRPERVSRVTRERIQAAARQLNYVPNTQARALSSGRTGTVAVLVSDVTNPFYFGIIRGTQHQLRAAGYAQLLVDTEESPELESHLLGKVRRSVDGVVLAASRLPEETLSVIAAEMPVITINRNVPGVRSVVIDSPDGVAQATEHLISLGHQQIVYVGGPASSWANEARWRAMRGAMTRHGLTAVRIGPFGSARASGTAAADALLNTGATGCVAFNDLIAIGILDRLAERGVDVPGEISVVGCDDIFGADFCNPPLTTLTAPIERAGRVAVSMLLEHLDSPARKGARPAVILPTHLTVRQSSGPAPQRRPPAPRSGSPVVQ; encoded by the coding sequence GTGACCATCAACGACATCGCGGCGCTGACCGGCGTCGCCGCCTCCACGGTGTCGCGGGCACTGAGCCGCCCGGAACGGGTCAGCCGGGTGACCCGGGAACGCATCCAGGCCGCCGCCCGCCAGTTGAACTACGTGCCCAACACCCAGGCACGGGCGCTCTCCTCGGGCCGGACCGGGACCGTGGCCGTCCTCGTCTCCGACGTGACGAACCCGTTCTACTTCGGAATCATCCGCGGCACCCAGCACCAGCTCCGGGCGGCCGGCTACGCCCAACTGCTCGTCGACACCGAGGAGTCGCCGGAGCTGGAGAGCCACCTGCTGGGCAAGGTGCGCCGGTCGGTCGACGGCGTGGTCCTGGCCGCCTCCCGCCTGCCCGAGGAGACCCTCAGCGTCATCGCCGCCGAGATGCCGGTCATCACCATCAACCGCAACGTCCCCGGGGTGCGCAGCGTCGTCATCGACAGTCCGGACGGCGTCGCGCAGGCCACCGAACACCTGATCTCGCTGGGCCACCAGCAGATCGTCTACGTCGGCGGCCCGGCCAGCTCGTGGGCCAACGAGGCGCGCTGGCGGGCGATGCGTGGCGCGATGACCCGGCACGGCCTGACGGCGGTGCGGATCGGCCCGTTCGGGTCGGCCCGCGCCTCCGGCACGGCGGCGGCGGACGCTCTGTTGAACACCGGCGCGACCGGATGCGTCGCGTTCAACGACCTGATCGCGATCGGCATCCTCGACCGGCTGGCCGAACGCGGCGTCGACGTGCCCGGTGAGATCAGCGTGGTGGGCTGCGACGACATCTTCGGGGCCGACTTCTGCAATCCGCCGCTGACCACCCTCACCGCGCCGATCGAGCGGGCCGGCCGGGTCGCGGTGTCGATGCTGCTGGAGCACCTGGACAGCCCGGCGCGCAAGGGCGCCCGGCCCGCCGTCATCCTGCCGACGCACCTGACCGTCCGGCAGTCCAGCGGACCGGCGCCGCAGCGCCGGCCGCCGGCCCCACGTTCGGGATCACCAGTCGTGCAGTGA
- the manD gene encoding D-mannonate dehydratase ManD has translation MTIAFAEVLVASPGRNFVTLRITTSDGVTGLGDATVNGRELAVAAYLTEHVVPLLIGRDEQRVEDTWQYLYRGAYWRRGPITMAAIAAVDTALWDIKAKTAGLPLYQLLGGKSRTGCLAYGHASGKELPELFDSVRAHLAEGYRAIRIQTGIPGLDSVYGVASSANAARGAGESTRYDHEPARRGALPVEEQWDTRAYLRHAPAVFEAVRNEFGPELPLLHDAHHRLTPIQAAKLGRSLEPYDLFWLEDVTPAENQDALRLVRQHTTTPLAIGEVFNTIWDYRKLIENQLIDYVRSPITHAGGVTGLRRIMDYAAVYQIKSGVHGPTDVSPVGLAAALHLGIALHNFGIQEYMRHDRRTDEVFRPTYRFVDGLLIPGDEPGLGVDYDDEVAGAHPYEQAYLPVNRLLDGSLHDW, from the coding sequence ATGACCATCGCCTTCGCCGAGGTACTCGTCGCCAGCCCCGGCCGGAACTTCGTCACCTTGCGGATCACCACCTCCGACGGCGTCACCGGGCTCGGCGACGCCACCGTCAACGGCCGCGAGCTCGCCGTCGCCGCCTACCTGACCGAGCACGTCGTCCCGCTGCTGATCGGCCGGGACGAGCAGCGGGTCGAGGACACCTGGCAGTACCTGTACCGGGGGGCGTACTGGCGTCGGGGCCCGATCACCATGGCGGCCATCGCCGCCGTCGACACCGCGCTGTGGGACATCAAGGCGAAGACCGCCGGGCTGCCGCTCTACCAGTTGCTCGGCGGCAAGAGCCGGACCGGCTGCCTGGCCTACGGTCACGCCTCGGGCAAGGAGCTGCCGGAGCTGTTCGACTCCGTCCGCGCCCACCTGGCCGAGGGCTACCGGGCGATCCGGATCCAGACCGGCATCCCCGGCCTCGACTCCGTCTACGGCGTCGCGTCCAGCGCCAACGCGGCGAGGGGGGCGGGGGAGTCCACCCGGTACGACCACGAGCCGGCCCGGCGCGGCGCGCTGCCTGTCGAGGAGCAGTGGGACACCCGGGCCTACCTGCGGCACGCCCCCGCGGTCTTCGAGGCGGTCCGCAACGAGTTCGGGCCGGAACTGCCGCTGCTGCACGACGCACACCACCGGCTCACCCCGATCCAGGCGGCGAAGCTGGGCCGGTCCCTCGAACCGTACGACCTGTTCTGGCTGGAGGACGTCACCCCTGCGGAGAACCAGGACGCGCTGCGCCTGGTCCGCCAGCACACCACCACACCGTTGGCGATCGGCGAGGTCTTCAACACCATCTGGGACTACCGGAAACTGATCGAGAACCAGCTCATCGACTACGTCCGCTCCCCGATCACGCACGCCGGGGGAGTGACCGGGCTGCGCCGGATCATGGACTACGCGGCGGTCTACCAGATCAAGTCAGGCGTGCACGGTCCGACCGACGTCTCCCCGGTCGGGCTCGCGGCGGCGCTGCACCTGGGCATCGCGCTGCACAACTTCGGCATCCAGGAGTACATGCGGCACGACCGTCGCACCGACGAGGTGTTCCGGCCGACGTACCGGTTCGTTGACGGTCTGCTGATCCCGGGCGACGAGCCGGGACTCGGGGTGGACTACGACGACGAGGTGGCCGGTGCCCACCCGTACGAGCAGGCGTACCTACCGGTCAACCGGTTGCTGGACGGTTCACTGCACGACTGGTGA
- a CDS encoding mannitol dehydrogenase family protein: MHLGLGNFHRAHQCWWTGAAAGPDDAEDWSVTAFTGRRPDAAHALRAQGCRYTLVERSERGDRYTLVTAMAGAYDGADLDVFRSAMADPRTGVVTLTVTEAGYQLGAGGELDLDRPAVAADRAALAAPDGGPGPATTPGRLLLGLRERLRADAGPLAIVPCDNVTANGRALRRSLLTLSASLPGTRHARLTEWIESSVTFVDTSVDRITPRTTEADRVAVRAATGFADRSPVVTEPFRDWVLAGDFPAGRPAWERAGARFVTTLEPWERRKLWLLNGAHSLLAYTGMAAGHRTVAQAIADPRLAELTRCWWDEVEPLLDGAAGDATAYRQDLMVRFGNTAIAHQLSQIAEDGLHKLRLRVAEPALLRRRAGLPAETAAHIVAAWIDFTRTPEGARPGTAPSPGAGRDTAAHVAALSPALADDRTFVDAVRHHRRHR, translated from the coding sequence GTGCATCTCGGACTCGGCAACTTCCATCGCGCCCACCAGTGCTGGTGGACCGGGGCGGCGGCGGGTCCGGACGACGCGGAGGACTGGTCGGTCACCGCCTTCACCGGACGACGCCCGGACGCGGCCCACGCGCTGCGGGCGCAGGGCTGCCGCTACACGCTCGTCGAGCGGAGCGAACGGGGCGACCGCTACACCCTGGTCACCGCGATGGCGGGCGCGTACGACGGCGCGGACCTGGACGTCTTCCGGTCGGCCATGGCCGACCCGCGGACCGGCGTGGTGACGCTGACCGTGACGGAGGCGGGATACCAGCTGGGCGCCGGCGGCGAGCTGGATCTCGACCGGCCGGCGGTCGCCGCCGACCGGGCCGCGCTCGCCGCGCCCGACGGCGGGCCCGGACCCGCCACCACCCCGGGCCGCCTTCTGCTCGGCCTGCGGGAACGGCTCCGCGCCGACGCCGGCCCGCTGGCGATCGTCCCGTGCGACAACGTCACCGCCAACGGCCGGGCGCTGCGCCGCTCGCTGCTGACGCTCTCCGCGTCGCTGCCGGGAACGCGGCACGCCCGGCTGACGGAGTGGATCGAGTCCTCGGTCACCTTCGTGGACACCAGCGTCGACCGCATCACCCCCCGCACCACGGAGGCGGACCGGGTGGCCGTCCGCGCCGCGACCGGATTCGCCGACCGCTCGCCGGTGGTCACCGAACCGTTCCGCGACTGGGTGCTCGCCGGCGACTTCCCGGCCGGCCGTCCCGCCTGGGAACGCGCGGGGGCGCGCTTCGTCACCACGCTCGAACCATGGGAACGGCGAAAGCTCTGGCTGCTCAACGGCGCCCACTCACTGCTGGCGTACACAGGGATGGCGGCCGGACACCGGACGGTGGCGCAGGCGATCGCGGACCCGCGCCTGGCGGAGCTGACCCGGTGCTGGTGGGACGAGGTCGAGCCGCTGCTCGACGGCGCCGCCGGTGACGCGACGGCATACCGACAGGACCTCATGGTCCGGTTCGGCAACACGGCGATCGCCCACCAGCTGTCCCAGATCGCCGAGGACGGCCTGCACAAGCTGCGGCTGCGGGTGGCCGAACCGGCGCTGCTGCGCCGTCGGGCCGGCCTGCCGGCGGAGACCGCCGCCCACATCGTCGCGGCCTGGATCGACTTCACCCGTACCCCGGAGGGGGCGCGGCCCGGCACCGCGCCATCGCCGGGTGCCGGCCGGGACACCGCCGCCCACGTCGCCGCGCTCTCACCGGCTCTCGCCGACGACCGGACCTTCGTCGACGCCGTACGCCACCACCGCCGCCACCGATAG
- the uxaC gene encoding glucuronate isomerase yields the protein MTTHHDLPAIADPDRLFPADPATRAVARELFALVENAPILSPHGHVDPRLLADDVPFTDAATLLVTPDHYVTRLLHANGVAMDRLRLSADTSPRDVWRAFCAGWPAFAGTASGYWIACELHHVLGVGQPSEKHADALFDEIAEVLADPDHRPRSLFRRFGIDVLATTDDPLDPLDTHARLAAAEDGAGGPGAPLGGRVIPTFRPDRYLAAGTPDWSAAVDELIAVAGEGHTGYAGYLTALANRRAHFVAHGAVSADHGVATPETLDLEPARARELFDRLRVAEVAERDPADVAAFEQHMLVEMARMSVDDGLVMTLHPGIHRNHHPATFAAYGPDTGHDIPVRTDFTRALRPLLSRFGTEPGFHLVLFTTDETTFSRELAPLAGFYPSVYLGAPWWFLDSPYAIRRFREAVTETAGFTRSSGFVDDTRAFLSIPVRHDAARRVEAAVLARLVTEHRITQSQAAGIIVDLVDAAPRRVFKLPRRPGA from the coding sequence GTGACGACGCACCACGACCTGCCCGCGATTGCCGACCCGGATCGGTTGTTCCCGGCTGACCCGGCCACCCGGGCCGTGGCCCGGGAGCTGTTCGCGCTGGTGGAGAACGCACCGATCCTGTCGCCACACGGCCATGTGGATCCGCGGCTGCTCGCCGACGATGTTCCCTTCACGGACGCCGCGACGCTGCTCGTCACGCCCGACCACTACGTCACCCGGCTGTTGCACGCCAACGGGGTCGCGATGGACCGATTGCGGCTGTCGGCGGACACCTCCCCACGGGACGTCTGGCGGGCCTTCTGCGCGGGCTGGCCCGCCTTCGCCGGCACCGCCTCCGGCTACTGGATCGCCTGCGAGCTGCACCACGTCCTCGGTGTGGGACAGCCGTCGGAGAAGCACGCCGACGCGCTCTTCGACGAGATCGCCGAGGTGTTGGCGGACCCGGACCACCGGCCCCGCAGCCTCTTCCGTCGCTTCGGGATCGACGTGCTGGCGACGACGGACGACCCCCTCGATCCACTCGACACCCACGCCCGACTCGCCGCGGCCGAGGACGGCGCCGGCGGCCCCGGGGCGCCGCTCGGCGGCCGGGTGATCCCGACCTTCCGGCCGGACCGCTACCTGGCGGCCGGCACCCCCGACTGGTCGGCGGCCGTCGACGAGCTGATCGCCGTCGCCGGTGAGGGGCACACCGGGTACGCCGGCTACCTCACCGCCCTGGCCAACCGGCGGGCGCACTTCGTCGCGCACGGCGCGGTCTCCGCCGACCACGGTGTCGCCACGCCCGAGACGCTGGACCTGGAGCCGGCGCGGGCGCGGGAACTCTTCGACCGGCTGCGCGTCGCCGAGGTCGCCGAGCGCGACCCGGCCGACGTGGCGGCCTTCGAACAGCACATGCTCGTGGAGATGGCGCGGATGTCGGTCGACGACGGCCTGGTGATGACCCTCCATCCCGGCATCCACCGCAACCACCACCCGGCGACCTTCGCCGCGTACGGACCGGACACCGGACACGACATCCCGGTCCGGACCGACTTCACCAGGGCGCTGCGGCCCCTGCTGTCCCGGTTCGGCACCGAACCCGGGTTCCACCTCGTCCTGTTCACCACCGACGAGACGACGTTCTCCCGGGAGCTGGCGCCGCTCGCCGGCTTCTACCCGTCGGTGTACCTCGGTGCGCCCTGGTGGTTCCTGGACAGCCCGTACGCGATCCGCAGGTTCCGCGAGGCGGTCACCGAGACGGCCGGTTTCACCCGCTCGTCGGGGTTCGTCGACGACACCCGGGCGTTCCTGTCCATCCCGGTGCGCCACGACGCGGCCCGACGGGTGGAGGCGGCCGTCCTCGCCCGGCTGGTCACCGAACACCGCATCACGCAGTCGCAGGCCGCCGGGATCATCGTCGACCTGGTCGACGCCGCACCCCGCCGCGTGTTCAAGCTTCCCCGCAGGCCCGGCGCATGA
- a CDS encoding endo-1,4-beta-xylanase, with protein sequence MALAGPAVAAHAETTAESVVVNDTFETGSTAGWAPAAGAETIAVSAAQARTGTKSLLVTGRTATYMGASRTLTDAVKPGERYRLSVWLRLAAGEGSGRLNTTSITDGTQYASLGAASVTDAGWTEIAATITLPPSFTSYRFKIEGDAGLDYHVDDVTLTQLPPPPPVQQDIPSLKDVYQGKFLIGAAVKTPHLTGPVSELLGKHFNSITAEYQMKWSNVEPTEGKYSWADSDRLVAYAKANGMMVRGHTFVWHQGVPGWLFNHPVTGAPLTNSPADQQILLNRMKTHITTVMQRYGDDIPVWDIVNEAIDTKQADGYRHSRWYEILGPDYIAKAFEYAHAAVPTAKLYYNDYETEFTFKAVPVYNMLKDLIARGVPVSGIGHQMHLTMFNPTPKQVDDALNLFATLGIDQAITELDVGVSSRDLALPTVSDDLLVQQGYYYKRLYEVFSAHADDLVSVTTWGIYDAQTWLRGWPMKRAEAPRFFDDDLQAKPAYWGVVDPTRLPKEPKITMWDQCKNGGWVYFVEKYTNEGECVAANAPR encoded by the coding sequence ATGGCGCTGGCCGGACCCGCGGTGGCGGCCCATGCCGAGACGACCGCCGAGAGCGTCGTCGTCAACGACACGTTCGAAACCGGCAGCACGGCGGGCTGGGCTCCCGCCGCGGGCGCCGAGACCATCGCGGTCAGCGCGGCCCAGGCGCGTACCGGCACGAAGAGCCTGCTGGTCACCGGCCGCACCGCCACCTACATGGGCGCCTCGCGCACCCTCACCGACGCCGTCAAGCCCGGCGAGCGCTACCGCCTCTCGGTCTGGCTGCGGCTGGCCGCCGGCGAGGGCTCCGGCCGCCTCAACACCACCTCGATCACCGACGGCACGCAGTACGCCAGCCTCGGCGCGGCGTCGGTGACCGACGCCGGCTGGACCGAGATCGCCGCGACGATCACGCTCCCGCCGTCCTTCACGAGCTACCGCTTCAAGATCGAGGGTGACGCGGGGCTCGACTACCACGTCGACGACGTGACGCTGACGCAGCTGCCGCCGCCGCCTCCGGTGCAGCAGGACATCCCGAGCCTCAAGGACGTCTACCAGGGCAAGTTCCTCATCGGTGCCGCGGTCAAGACGCCCCACCTCACCGGGCCGGTGTCCGAACTGCTCGGCAAGCACTTCAACTCGATCACCGCCGAGTACCAGATGAAGTGGTCCAACGTCGAGCCCACCGAGGGCAAGTACAGCTGGGCCGACTCCGACCGCCTGGTCGCGTACGCCAAGGCCAACGGCATGATGGTGCGTGGCCACACCTTCGTCTGGCACCAGGGCGTGCCCGGCTGGCTCTTCAACCACCCGGTGACCGGCGCACCGCTCACCAACAGCCCGGCGGACCAGCAGATCCTGCTGAACCGCATGAAGACCCACATCACGACGGTCATGCAGCGCTACGGCGACGACATCCCGGTCTGGGACATCGTCAACGAAGCCATCGACACCAAGCAGGCCGACGGCTACCGCCACTCCCGCTGGTACGAGATCCTCGGCCCCGACTACATCGCGAAGGCGTTCGAGTACGCCCATGCCGCCGTGCCCACGGCGAAGCTCTACTACAACGACTACGAGACCGAGTTCACCTTCAAGGCCGTCCCGGTCTACAACATGCTCAAGGACCTGATCGCCCGCGGGGTTCCGGTGAGCGGCATCGGCCACCAGATGCACCTGACGATGTTCAACCCCACCCCGAAGCAGGTCGACGACGCCCTCAACCTGTTCGCCACCCTGGGCATCGACCAGGCCATCACCGAACTCGACGTGGGCGTGAGCTCCCGTGACCTGGCGCTGCCGACGGTGAGCGACGATCTGCTCGTCCAGCAGGGCTACTACTACAAGCGGCTGTACGAGGTCTTCTCCGCGCACGCCGACGACCTGGTGTCGGTCACGACGTGGGGCATCTACGACGCCCAGACCTGGCTGCGCGGCTGGCCGATGAAGCGGGCCGAGGCGCCGCGGTTCTTCGACGACGACCTGCAGGCCAAGCCGGCGTACTGGGGCGTCGTGGATCCCACCCGGCTCCCCAAGGAGCCCAAGATCACCATGTGGGACCAGTGCAAGAACGGCGGCTGGGTGTACTTCGTCGAGAAGTACACCAACGAGGGCGAGTGCGTCGCGGCGAACGCGCCGCGCTGA